A genome region from Carya illinoinensis cultivar Pawnee chromosome 2, C.illinoinensisPawnee_v1, whole genome shotgun sequence includes the following:
- the LOC122301433 gene encoding protein HESO1-like isoform X4 — protein sequence MSAYSALENVLKEILQVVKPLPEDWEKRSRVIDELRRVVESVESLRGAMVEPFGSFVSNLFTRWSDLDISIDLYNGSYISSAGKKRKQNLLVDVQIALRQKGGWRRLQLIPNARVPILKFESSHQGISCDMSIDNIQGQTKSKILFWISAVDGRFHDMVLLVKEWAKAHDINNPKVGTFNSYSLSLLVIFHFQTCVPAILPPLKDIYPGNIADGLQGERITAERHIAETCAANITRFRQDKFRPVNRSSLSELFVSFLGKVGDACISSFPHDRVPTHAL from the exons ATGAGTGCCTATAGTGCATTGGAGAATGTCCTTAAGGAAATACTTCAAGTGGTCAAACCCCTGCCAGAGGATTGGGAGAAACGGTCTAGAGTTATTGATGAATTGCGAAGAGTTGTTGAATCTGTGGAAAGTTTGAGAG GTGCAATGGTGGAACCGTTTGGTTCATTTGTGTCCAATCTGTTCACAAGATGGAGTGACTTGGATATTTCTATTGACTTATACAATGGTTCTTatatttcatctgctggaaaaaAGCGCAAACAAAATTTACTGGTAGATGTACAAATAGCTTTGAGACAGAAAG GTGGATGGCGCAGGCTGCAATTGATCCCTAATGCAAGGGTTCCAATTCTAAAATTTGAGAGCAGCCACCAGGGCATCTCTTGTGACATGTCAATTGATAACATACAGGGCCAAACGAAgtccaaaattttgttttggatCAGTGCGGTAGATGGGCGCTTTCATGATATGGTTCTACTG GTCAAGGAATGGGCGAAAGCACATGACATAAATAATCCAAAAGTAGGGACTTTTAACTCATACTCTCTCAGTCTGCTTGTAATCTTCCATTTTCAG acaTGTGTCCCTGCAATTTTACCACCTCTTAAGGATATATACCCGGGAAATATTGCTGATGGCCTTCAAG GTGAGAGAATTACTGCTGAGAGGCATATTGCAGAAACATGTGCTGCTAACATAACAAGGTTCAGACAAGACAAATTCAGACCAGTTAATCGAAGTTCTTTGTCTGAGCTTTTCGTTTCTTTCCTTGGAAAG GTTGGTGATGCTTGCATATCATCTTTCCCACATGATAGGGTGCCCACGCATGCACTGTAA
- the LOC122301434 gene encoding BTB/POZ and MATH domain-containing protein 3-like isoform X2, protein MASAANFKPADYTSLCSIFVSETVNGSHRFTVQGYSLAKGMGVGKYIMSDTFTVGGYEWAIYFYPDGKNPEDNSMYVSVFIALASDGVDVRALFELSMLDQSGNGNNKVHSHFLRALESGPYTLKYRGSMWGYKRFFRRNLLEASDYLKDDCLVMYCKVGVVRNHLECPKFRTISVPPSDMGRGFKDLLVSKVGCDVVFQVGNEMFKAHKLILAARSPVFRAQFFGLVGNPNIDKLVIKDIDAFIFKAMLLFIYTDKLPDVDEVESTTTICSSTVMVQHLLAAADLYNLDRLKLLCESELCKAINIDTVATILALAEQHHCPQLKAICLKFTANPENLGGVYYP, encoded by the exons ATGGCTTCCGCGGCGAATTTCAAGCCCGCCGATTACACGAGCTTGTGCTCCATATTTGTAAGCGAGACGGTGAACGGGTCTCACCGATTCACCGTACAGGGTTACTCTTTGGCTAAAGGGATGGGCGTGGGGAAGTACATAATGAGCGACACTTTCACGGTGGGTGGGTACGAATGGGCGATTTACTTCTACCCCGACGGTAAAAATCCAGAGGATAACTCTATGTACGTGTCGGTTTTCATTGCGCTGGCGAGCGACGGCGTGGACGTGAGGGCGTTGTTCGAGCTGTCGATGCTGGACCAGAGCGGAAACGGAAACAACAAGGTGCACAGCCACTTCCTACGCGCGCTGGAGAGCGGGCCGTACACGCTTAAATACAGAGGCAGCATGTG GGGATACAAACGATTTTTTAGAAGAAATCTTTTAGAAGCTTCTGATTATTTAAAGGATGATTGCCTTGTCATGTACTGCAAGGTTGGAGTTGTCAGAAATCATCTTGAGTGCCCAAAATTTCGTACCATTTCTGTACCACCATCGGATATGGGTCGAGGTTTTAAAGACTTGCTAGTATCTAAAGTCGGTTGCGATGTAGTTTTTCAGGTCGGCAATGAAATGTTCAAAGCTCATAAGTTGATACTTGCTGCTCGTTCTCCTGTATTTAGAGCTCAGTTTTTTGGACTTGTTGGGAATCCTAACATAGATAAACTAGTCATAAAGGACATTGATGCCTTCATCTTCAAG GCGATGCTTCTCTTTATCTACACAGACAAACTTCCCGATGTAGATGAAGTTGAGAGCACGACAACTATTTGCTCGTCCACTGTCATGGTGCAGCATCTGTTGGCTGCTGCTGACCTATATAATCTGGATCGACTGAAATTATTATGTGAATCAGAACTGTGTAAAGCAATTAATATCGACACAGTGGCAACAATACTTGCCCTAGCCGAGCAACACCACTGTCCACAGCTTAAGGCCATCTGTTTAAAGTTCACAGCCAATCCAGAAAACTTGGGAGGTGTGTATTATCCATAG
- the LOC122301433 gene encoding protein HESO1-like isoform X2 — translation MVEPFGSFVSNLFTRWSDLDISIDLYNGSYISSAGKKRKQNLLVDVQIALRQKGGWRRLQLIPNARVPILKFESSHQGISCDMSIDNIQGQTKSKILFWISAVDGRFHDMVLLVKEWAKAHDINNPKVGTFNSYSLSLLVIFHFQTCVPAILPPLKDIYPGNIADGLQGERITAERHIAETCAANITRFRQDKFRPVNRSSLSELFVSFLGKFSDISLKASELGICPYTGQWEHIESNMRWLPKTYAILIEDPFEQPANSARAISMSKLIRISEAFQMTRRRLISTNQYEGSLLATLVRPEVSQCIPKAPVQNPTYGRRYQSHPPRPQVHRSIYSTSQAQHQFQNSRVERRSNNTTLQRSILQNRNQGQQIWRPKSHG, via the exons ATGGTGGAACCGTTTGGTTCATTTGTGTCCAATCTGTTCACAAGATGGAGTGACTTGGATATTTCTATTGACTTATACAATGGTTCTTatatttcatctgctggaaaaaAGCGCAAACAAAATTTACTGGTAGATGTACAAATAGCTTTGAGACAGAAAG GTGGATGGCGCAGGCTGCAATTGATCCCTAATGCAAGGGTTCCAATTCTAAAATTTGAGAGCAGCCACCAGGGCATCTCTTGTGACATGTCAATTGATAACATACAGGGCCAAACGAAgtccaaaattttgttttggatCAGTGCGGTAGATGGGCGCTTTCATGATATGGTTCTACTG GTCAAGGAATGGGCGAAAGCACATGACATAAATAATCCAAAAGTAGGGACTTTTAACTCATACTCTCTCAGTCTGCTTGTAATCTTCCATTTTCAG acaTGTGTCCCTGCAATTTTACCACCTCTTAAGGATATATACCCGGGAAATATTGCTGATGGCCTTCAAG GTGAGAGAATTACTGCTGAGAGGCATATTGCAGAAACATGTGCTGCTAACATAACAAGGTTCAGACAAGACAAATTCAGACCAGTTAATCGAAGTTCTTTGTCTGAGCTTTTCGTTTCTTTCCTTGGAAAG TTTTCTGACATAAGTTTGAAGGCCTCAGAGCTAGGAATTTGTCCCTATACGGGACAGTGGGAGCACATAGAGAGCAATATGAGATGGTTGCCCAAAACTTATGCTATActt ATTGAGGATCCTTTTGAGCAGCCAGCAAATTCTGCGAGGGCCATAAGTATGAGTAAATTGATACGGATATCTGAAGCATTCCAGATGACCCGCCGGAGGCTTATTTCAACCAATCAGTATGAGGGTTCTCTACTTGCTACCCTAGTCCGACCTGAAGTATCACAATGTATTCCAAAAGCACCTGTTCAGAACCCAACTTACGGCAGGCGCTATCAGTCCCACCCACCTCGTCCACAGGTTCACAGGAGTATATACTCCACTTCACAAGCTCAGCATCAATTTCAGAACTCGAGGGTAGAACGCCGGTCCAACAATACAACCCTGCAAAGATCCATCTTGCAAAATCGCAATCAAGGCCAGCAAATATGGAGGCCTAAATCTCATGGATAG
- the LOC122301434 gene encoding BTB/POZ and MATH domain-containing protein 3-like isoform X1, which translates to MASAANFKPADYTSLCSIFVSETVNGSHRFTVQGYSLAKGMGVGKYIMSDTFTVGGYEWAIYFYPDGKNPEDNSMYVSVFIALASDGVDVRALFELSMLDQSGNGNNKVHSHFLRALESGPYTLKYRGSMWGYKRFFRRNLLEASDYLKDDCLVMYCKVGVVRNHLECPKFRTISVPPSDMGRGFKDLLVSKVGCDVVFQVGNEMFKAHKLILAARSPVFRAQFFGLVGNPNIDKLVIKDIDAFIFKAMLLFIYTDKLPDVDEVESTTTICSSTVMVQHLLAAADLYNLDRLKLLCESELCKAINIDTVATILALAEQHHCPQLKAICLKFTANPENLGAVMKSEAFRHLEESCPTLLSELLATFALMDDNSNSLSNRKRSSSSTFGMDLAADGGAEAESANPNGRRLRRRL; encoded by the exons ATGGCTTCCGCGGCGAATTTCAAGCCCGCCGATTACACGAGCTTGTGCTCCATATTTGTAAGCGAGACGGTGAACGGGTCTCACCGATTCACCGTACAGGGTTACTCTTTGGCTAAAGGGATGGGCGTGGGGAAGTACATAATGAGCGACACTTTCACGGTGGGTGGGTACGAATGGGCGATTTACTTCTACCCCGACGGTAAAAATCCAGAGGATAACTCTATGTACGTGTCGGTTTTCATTGCGCTGGCGAGCGACGGCGTGGACGTGAGGGCGTTGTTCGAGCTGTCGATGCTGGACCAGAGCGGAAACGGAAACAACAAGGTGCACAGCCACTTCCTACGCGCGCTGGAGAGCGGGCCGTACACGCTTAAATACAGAGGCAGCATGTG GGGATACAAACGATTTTTTAGAAGAAATCTTTTAGAAGCTTCTGATTATTTAAAGGATGATTGCCTTGTCATGTACTGCAAGGTTGGAGTTGTCAGAAATCATCTTGAGTGCCCAAAATTTCGTACCATTTCTGTACCACCATCGGATATGGGTCGAGGTTTTAAAGACTTGCTAGTATCTAAAGTCGGTTGCGATGTAGTTTTTCAGGTCGGCAATGAAATGTTCAAAGCTCATAAGTTGATACTTGCTGCTCGTTCTCCTGTATTTAGAGCTCAGTTTTTTGGACTTGTTGGGAATCCTAACATAGATAAACTAGTCATAAAGGACATTGATGCCTTCATCTTCAAG GCGATGCTTCTCTTTATCTACACAGACAAACTTCCCGATGTAGATGAAGTTGAGAGCACGACAACTATTTGCTCGTCCACTGTCATGGTGCAGCATCTGTTGGCTGCTGCTGACCTATATAATCTGGATCGACTGAAATTATTATGTGAATCAGAACTGTGTAAAGCAATTAATATCGACACAGTGGCAACAATACTTGCCCTAGCCGAGCAACACCACTGTCCACAGCTTAAGGCCATCTGTTTAAAGTTCACAGCCAATCCAGAAAACTTGGGAG CGGTAATGAAGTCTGAAGCATTCAGGCACTTGGAGGAGAGCTGCCCGACGTTGTTGTCAGAGCTGCTGGCAACATTTGCATTGATGGACGATAATTCAAATTCTCTATCAAATCGGAAGAGGAGTAGCAGCAGCACGTTCGGGATGGATCTAGCAGCAGATGGGGGAGCTGAAGCAGAATCGGCTAATCCTAATGGCCGGCGCCTAAGGAGGCGATTATAG
- the LOC122301433 gene encoding protein HESO1-like isoform X1, with protein sequence MSAYSALENVLKEILQVVKPLPEDWEKRSRVIDELRRVVESVESLRGAMVEPFGSFVSNLFTRWSDLDISIDLYNGSYISSAGKKRKQNLLVDVQIALRQKGGWRRLQLIPNARVPILKFESSHQGISCDMSIDNIQGQTKSKILFWISAVDGRFHDMVLLVKEWAKAHDINNPKVGTFNSYSLSLLVIFHFQTCVPAILPPLKDIYPGNIADGLQGERITAERHIAETCAANITRFRQDKFRPVNRSSLSELFVSFLGKFSDISLKASELGICPYTGQWEHIESNMRWLPKTYAILIEDPFEQPANSARAISMSKLIRISEAFQMTRRRLISTNQYEGSLLATLVRPEVSQCIPKAPVQNPTYGRRYQSHPPRPQVHRSIYSTSQAQHQFQNSRVERRSNNTTLQRSILQNRNQGQQIWRPKSHG encoded by the exons ATGAGTGCCTATAGTGCATTGGAGAATGTCCTTAAGGAAATACTTCAAGTGGTCAAACCCCTGCCAGAGGATTGGGAGAAACGGTCTAGAGTTATTGATGAATTGCGAAGAGTTGTTGAATCTGTGGAAAGTTTGAGAG GTGCAATGGTGGAACCGTTTGGTTCATTTGTGTCCAATCTGTTCACAAGATGGAGTGACTTGGATATTTCTATTGACTTATACAATGGTTCTTatatttcatctgctggaaaaaAGCGCAAACAAAATTTACTGGTAGATGTACAAATAGCTTTGAGACAGAAAG GTGGATGGCGCAGGCTGCAATTGATCCCTAATGCAAGGGTTCCAATTCTAAAATTTGAGAGCAGCCACCAGGGCATCTCTTGTGACATGTCAATTGATAACATACAGGGCCAAACGAAgtccaaaattttgttttggatCAGTGCGGTAGATGGGCGCTTTCATGATATGGTTCTACTG GTCAAGGAATGGGCGAAAGCACATGACATAAATAATCCAAAAGTAGGGACTTTTAACTCATACTCTCTCAGTCTGCTTGTAATCTTCCATTTTCAG acaTGTGTCCCTGCAATTTTACCACCTCTTAAGGATATATACCCGGGAAATATTGCTGATGGCCTTCAAG GTGAGAGAATTACTGCTGAGAGGCATATTGCAGAAACATGTGCTGCTAACATAACAAGGTTCAGACAAGACAAATTCAGACCAGTTAATCGAAGTTCTTTGTCTGAGCTTTTCGTTTCTTTCCTTGGAAAG TTTTCTGACATAAGTTTGAAGGCCTCAGAGCTAGGAATTTGTCCCTATACGGGACAGTGGGAGCACATAGAGAGCAATATGAGATGGTTGCCCAAAACTTATGCTATActt ATTGAGGATCCTTTTGAGCAGCCAGCAAATTCTGCGAGGGCCATAAGTATGAGTAAATTGATACGGATATCTGAAGCATTCCAGATGACCCGCCGGAGGCTTATTTCAACCAATCAGTATGAGGGTTCTCTACTTGCTACCCTAGTCCGACCTGAAGTATCACAATGTATTCCAAAAGCACCTGTTCAGAACCCAACTTACGGCAGGCGCTATCAGTCCCACCCACCTCGTCCACAGGTTCACAGGAGTATATACTCCACTTCACAAGCTCAGCATCAATTTCAGAACTCGAGGGTAGAACGCCGGTCCAACAATACAACCCTGCAAAGATCCATCTTGCAAAATCGCAATCAAGGCCAGCAAATATGGAGGCCTAAATCTCATGGATAG
- the LOC122301433 gene encoding protein HESO1-like isoform X3, whose product MSAYSALENVLKEILQVVKPLPEDWEKRSRVIDELRRVVESVESLRGGWRRLQLIPNARVPILKFESSHQGISCDMSIDNIQGQTKSKILFWISAVDGRFHDMVLLVKEWAKAHDINNPKVGTFNSYSLSLLVIFHFQTCVPAILPPLKDIYPGNIADGLQGERITAERHIAETCAANITRFRQDKFRPVNRSSLSELFVSFLGKFSDISLKASELGICPYTGQWEHIESNMRWLPKTYAILIEDPFEQPANSARAISMSKLIRISEAFQMTRRRLISTNQYEGSLLATLVRPEVSQCIPKAPVQNPTYGRRYQSHPPRPQVHRSIYSTSQAQHQFQNSRVERRSNNTTLQRSILQNRNQGQQIWRPKSHG is encoded by the exons ATGAGTGCCTATAGTGCATTGGAGAATGTCCTTAAGGAAATACTTCAAGTGGTCAAACCCCTGCCAGAGGATTGGGAGAAACGGTCTAGAGTTATTGATGAATTGCGAAGAGTTGTTGAATCTGTGGAAAGTTTGAGAG GTGGATGGCGCAGGCTGCAATTGATCCCTAATGCAAGGGTTCCAATTCTAAAATTTGAGAGCAGCCACCAGGGCATCTCTTGTGACATGTCAATTGATAACATACAGGGCCAAACGAAgtccaaaattttgttttggatCAGTGCGGTAGATGGGCGCTTTCATGATATGGTTCTACTG GTCAAGGAATGGGCGAAAGCACATGACATAAATAATCCAAAAGTAGGGACTTTTAACTCATACTCTCTCAGTCTGCTTGTAATCTTCCATTTTCAG acaTGTGTCCCTGCAATTTTACCACCTCTTAAGGATATATACCCGGGAAATATTGCTGATGGCCTTCAAG GTGAGAGAATTACTGCTGAGAGGCATATTGCAGAAACATGTGCTGCTAACATAACAAGGTTCAGACAAGACAAATTCAGACCAGTTAATCGAAGTTCTTTGTCTGAGCTTTTCGTTTCTTTCCTTGGAAAG TTTTCTGACATAAGTTTGAAGGCCTCAGAGCTAGGAATTTGTCCCTATACGGGACAGTGGGAGCACATAGAGAGCAATATGAGATGGTTGCCCAAAACTTATGCTATActt ATTGAGGATCCTTTTGAGCAGCCAGCAAATTCTGCGAGGGCCATAAGTATGAGTAAATTGATACGGATATCTGAAGCATTCCAGATGACCCGCCGGAGGCTTATTTCAACCAATCAGTATGAGGGTTCTCTACTTGCTACCCTAGTCCGACCTGAAGTATCACAATGTATTCCAAAAGCACCTGTTCAGAACCCAACTTACGGCAGGCGCTATCAGTCCCACCCACCTCGTCCACAGGTTCACAGGAGTATATACTCCACTTCACAAGCTCAGCATCAATTTCAGAACTCGAGGGTAGAACGCCGGTCCAACAATACAACCCTGCAAAGATCCATCTTGCAAAATCGCAATCAAGGCCAGCAAATATGGAGGCCTAAATCTCATGGATAG